GCAGAATGGAACAAATCATTGGTGTTATATTAGGCCTGAAATAGTAATAGTATCAAAGGCAGAAGCAGGGTATCATTTCGTCCAATTGGTACTGGTCTCAACTGAATTTGGAATATGCAACTGGCCAACTGCAAACAATCACTTTTATGTGTTTAGCACTATAACTTTGCAATACTTGTAAGTTGGAATATATAGCTACACAAAGGAATGTAAACATAACGAAATCAGTGCGGCAAAACTTGGTTGCTTTGTGTTACAGGACTTGGTAAGTTACCTAGTAGAGTATACCAGTACAAATAATTAACTTCTAAAGGCATAACCATGCAACAAACTATGCGTGTCATCAGCCATCCAACAGAGATGCCAACACTACTCTAAAGGCATAATTGTGTTGTAATTGGACACCTTAAGCCACTAATTTCCTTTTGGATGGCTCCGATCTCAACATTTTACTACGTGTTTGCAGCACTAGCAGCATCCCAGGAAAGGCTTGGTATAGACGAGCAAGCTCTGGCATAAGAACAGCAACTCATTCAAAAGATCAAAGATTTTTACTGGGTTTTGTGTATTTTCTTTGGAGAAAGGAGCAATTGGACCCAAGAAACACCTTAGAATTTTCCTAACTCCTTGTTCCTATCGTCCTGCCTTATTCCTCCCATATTTCTCACTGTTTCCAGCATCGGCATTCGGTTCGTCACTCTTGGCCATAATATGCTCCCAAGCCTGGGAGAATTTGCTTCCCGTAGTGTATCTGGTCCCTGGTACAACAACACGAAGTAGCATCAGCTCTAGCCAGGAGACCATGGGCGGTGAGAAGCTTCAGCGTCAGAGAGTGAGCATGGGCAGAGAGAGGCTTTGGCGGCCCAGAAGCAAGCACAAGAAGGAGCGATAGAGGATGATCATGAGCAAGCGGTTGCGAGTATGGCGGCAAGCATGGAAATAATTTCGGACTGCATGGAATTAAGGACGAACAGCAAGCACCTGGAGTAATCCTAATTTGAATCGGTTTTACTTCTTTTAACAATGAAATGTCCTTATATTGTCGTCGCAAAAAAAATTCCTAGTATTGGGCCGGGCCTTCAAGGTCTCGAAGCACTACGTAAGGCGTTTGAGATCGGAACCGTCCAAATGGAAAGAAAGGCTGGGATGTACAATGGCATGACTATGCCTTTTCAATTGCCATCTCCGAAGGTAAAGTGGTTCTATACTTGTATTCCTTTTCAATTACCTTTACCATAAAAAGTAGTCCTCAAAAATAAATACTACGATTTAGCATTATGTGAATTGACGAGGCCTAAAATAACAGGCTACGCATAAGCTATTTTGTCTTGTCTGGTTATCTTAAAAATGGCCAGTGGAACAAACAAGACAATGAATCACAAATATATTCCTGAGCTAGCTTTCCCACAAAGGAAGAAAGATAAGCACTACCAAATCATGTAAACAAGAATGAACAATTGTGATAATTACGTATCAGGCATTAGGAAAATTGTGTGATAACTATGAAGGGAAGCAGATAACTGAGATGCAACGAAAAATTTAGATGAGCCAGCTTCCGTGGAAAGGCTCGGTATATGTGGATGAGCCAGATCTGCCATAAGAATGACAACTCCTAGTTGCTATCGTTATGCCTTATCCCACACGTATTTCTGACTATTTGCGCATCGGCATTTGATTCGTCACTGCTCAACCCAAGATTGCCGAACTTGCTTCCCGTAGTGTATTCTGTCCCTGTGCAGCAACAAAAAGTAGCACCGGCTCCCGCTGGGGGGAATATGGGCAGTGAGAAGCATCGGCATTAGCAGTGACTGTGAGAAGCGTTGGtggccaagaagcaagcacatgaAGCAGCATCAGAGGATGATCATGAGCAAATAGGTGAGGCAGCACGCATGAAAATAATTTTGGGACTGCGTGGAATTAAGAACAAGCATCAAGCTCCTGGAGTAATCCTAATTTGTGAACCAATGTTACCTTTTTTAGCAATGATATATTCATGTATTGGGCCGGGCCTTCTAGGCCTCAAAGCACACGGTAAAGCATTTGAGATCCGAACCATCCAAATGGAAGGAAAGGCTGGGATGTACGACGGCACGACTATACCTTTTCAATTGCCTCCCCCAAAGGTAAGCTGGATCTATACTTGAATTTATTTCCAAAGGCCTTGACGATAAAAACTAGTCCTTGCAAATAAATGCTGTGATCTAGCAATTTTGTGAATGGACTAGACCTAAAATAACAGGTGATGCATAAGCTATGTCATAGTTATTTTGCCGTATATGACTATCGTTAAAACAGCCAATGGAACAAACAAGACAATGAATTAAACTAATATTCCCGAGCTTGATTACCTCTCCCACAAGGAAGAAAAGTAACCACTACTAAATTGTGTAAACAGCAATGGTCAATTGTGATAATGAGTTATCAGGCATTAGAAATTTTGtgtaatactccctctgtaaataaatataagACATTTTACATCACTAAGTTAGAGATATAGAAcattttatatttgtttacagagggagtaactATGAAGGGAAACAGATAACTGGGATGAAACAGAAAATTTACCCCTTCATATTGTCGGTGAAGCCAGCAACGGTGGTGGGAAGTTGGTATATAAGTGTGTCCTTGATGTGCCAGACGAGATAGATTTATCGCAAACTCTCTCAAGATGCAATGTCTCGACATCAAGTGAGAAATATTCCATATTTAGCGAGTCCAACCCAAGCCACCTAAACAGCGAGCCTTCTTCCCTTTCTAGGAGCAAATACCTCCCTGTTGTAGCTCCGATACAATGCTGGTAGCTATAATCTAGCGAGATTGTCTTCTCCGTCTGCCAGTGGCTAAGATTCTCACCTTGTTTTCGTCCAACGATGTAACACAGGACATCCGCAAATTCATCACGAAGACCAAACAGCCCAAGCTTGTCTTCCCCTGCCTCCACGATAGCTATATCTGCCATGTTCCATGCTTCGAGTGGCAGGTCAGCAATCGAGAACTCCATCCTCCGAGTATCCAGAACCAGCAACTTCTTCCACCTTTCATTTGTCACCCACTTCCAATAGACGCATCCACAAGCATAATAGTGCCCGCGAAACAAAGGGTGCTGCGGTGTAATCATGGTCAACTCGCCCTCCCCAGTGAGCAAATCCGTCAAGCCCTGGGATGCAGCGGCTCGCCATTGTCTGGTGCTCGAAGAGAATACGAGGGTGTATACCTTGATGTTGGAATGCGCGAACCAGATCACTCTGAAGGCTGTCTCTTCCAGAGCCGCCGCTGCCTCCTCCTCGCTGGGGGGGGGGGATGAGGCTGGGCTCGCAGAAGCACCCGCAAAATACAGGGTCAGCTGGGTCGTCCACCGAAGCGGCTAGGTCACGGGGCACCGGGGGAAGCACGATGAATCGCCGGTGCAAGGGGTCACACACCACGAGATCCGTGAATACTGGGGGCTGCTCATCCTCCTCCTGGGGGTCGGGGTCGCGGGCGAGGAGGACGCGGCCGTCGCGGACGTCCTGGACAGTCCAGCTGCAGTAGGAggggaggaaggagaaggagaagtcGGCGATGCGGGCAAGCGCGCGggcggccggcgcggcggcggggtggaACCCTTCGCGGTCGAGGAAGCCGAGGAGTGGTGGGGCGTGGAGGCGGCGGAATCGGCGGCGGAAGGAGGCGTCGGTGGCGATTCGGCGGAAGGTGCTGCAGGCGGCGCATGCGCGGGCGAGGTCTTGTGGGGTGGGCAGGCGGAGGAGAATCTCCGTCAGGGGGTGGTCTGGGATCTCCGTCAGCAGCAATTCCCCTTTCTTATCGGTGGCCATCGGGAGTTGGACGCCGGCGAAAGAGCACCCAGCCGCCAGGAACCCTCGGGGAGTGTGAGCAAATTTTGCGTGCTGCCAAAGTGGGCTTGCTGGGTCACGGGCCACAGTGGGACGAGGCCGTTTGTCATCCTACTCCTAGGAGGGAAAAAATGCTAACTACAGTCTCGGTAGCGTATTCTACTGTAGCTATGATTTTTTTCGCTCAGCAACAAAAATATAGCGAGAAGTTCCCTTTGTGGTTCTCAGCAGTAACCAACTATTCTGTTATACCgtctcaaaaaaataaaaatgttATTCATCTTTGATCTGGCCGGTCAGAACATGAACTAAGACTGACCTAGCATTTGGCACATTGCATTAAGAGGTGGTCAAATGATTTCAGAACCTCATCGCAAGTAGGTAGATGATCGGCCCTTGATGCCATGACTCGTCGGGCGATCCCTTGTCTAGCAGCTGTTGCGCATCATCAACATCTGAAGAACTTCTCTTTTAAAGGCTTCCCACCACAACCTAGCGTGGTCTGCTTCGATCAAGCCATAGAAGAAAGCTGAGAAGGCACAGGCCGCAGAATATATACCATTGGTTGTTAACCGTTACCAGAAAGAATCCAGTGTGTTCAGGGGCCGCAGATCCATCTGCCATCTCCAAATCTTACTCGATCGCCAGTGCCGACCACACTCTGCATCGCCACTCAAGAGAGATCTCAGCTTCAAGCAGCAGGGAGAACTCCAACTCTGACCTCTAAGCCGTCGAGGCATTTATATAGAGATATTTTTCTAAAGAAATGTGGATGTTCTTACAAATCAGCAGAGGGGCGACTGTCAAGTACGAGTATTCTAGGTTGCATTTGTGCAAATGTTCCAAGATAAATGGAAAAGATCAATTGTTCGATCTTATGGTTAGGCTACCGCAGAAACAGAAAAATCGTTGATATAGAAATAGAAAAATACTTATATCCCCAAAAAAAAGATGGAAAAAAATAATGTATATAGAAAAGCCAACAAATGTGTACATCAGCTAGCTTTACTAGTCCTTTTTTCTGATATCAAGATAAACGTTCATTTCAATGTCACTTTCCTAAGCATGATACAAGAACAGCATAGACACCACTGTGAACTGAAATACTTAAATTCCAATGTCACTCTCAGGCAGGGAATAACAACCACATTGATTCTACAGTAAAATTAATCCAAACATAGACATGACCAGCAGTCCAACACCAGGCGAAGCAACCTAGATTGTGACATTGTGTCATCCCTGTAGGCAAGGTGATCCAACTCCCCGCTATTGAAATCTCGGTCACTTTGAATTAAGAATGTTGATCTGATTATGCCTCCATCGAATCTGAACAAAAACAAGACAAGAGGTTATTAGACACCCAAGAAGAATTTTGGTTTGAATCTGTACACACATTTCAGAGTTTATACGAGCTAAAAAGGAACAAGTTATAGCTCTTATATTTGTAAAGGTGAATATCACAAGCACAAACAGAAGAGCAATTATCCCGTCGGTAAGATTGATCTCAGCTGGATCTGAAAGATGTGACCAGAAAAAGACTGACTTGCTTTCGTGTGTTTAGCACTGTAATTTGCAATGCAACTCGGTACGCATAGCCAGACAGAGGCATCTTAAGTATAAAAAACAAATAGAAAAGAGAGCCCTGGAAATATTACGTCATGCTAAATTGGCAGTTTCCTGTTGATTGCTTCATATATTTCCTTTCTTATTCGAGGAACAGCTCTGCCTTTCTTATTAAGAAGGAGAATCAACCAGTTAATAAGGAAAACTGGCTAAAACTTTTTCATTAAGAAGGAGAATCAACCAGCTAATAAGGAAAACTGGCCAAAACTGAAACAACAACAATGCACATACGGACCTGAGGCCATGCAACAGGCAAGCCGTCGACTCCGTCACCTGAGCAACCCGAGCCGACACCCTACAACCCTATCTGAAGCCGCCACTCCGGCATCAATGCCGGCCCCGAGGCCACGCGCCATGTAAGTTGCCTACTCTGACACTCGAGCAACCAGAGCTAACACCCTACAACTATCTCCGGAGCCGCCGCTCCGACTTACAaatgcaagcaaaacacatgctgaCCGCGAGACCACGCACCAGGCGAGTCGCCGACACGGTCACCCAAGCAACCGAAGCCGACACCCTACAACCCTATCTGAAGCCGCCACTCAGGCATCCACACCGACCTTGAGGCCACACGCCATGTAAGTCGCCTGCTCCGTCACCCGAGAAACCAGAGCTAACACCCTACAAGCATCTCCGGAGCCGCCGCTCCGACTTACAAATGCAAGCACAACACACGCCGACCGCGAGGCCACGCACCAGGTGAGCCACTGCTGTGTCACCCGAGCAACCAAAGCCGACATCCTACAACCATCTCCGGAGCCGCCGCTTCAACATCCACATCGACCCCAAGGCCGCGCACCAGGCTGGCCAACGATACTGTGAACCAAATGAACAGTGTCGACACCCATCCATGACGACTAGATCCAGAGCCACCGCTCCGACTTCCATACTAGCCCCGAGGCCGCACACAACACACCTCGATGGCTCGACCACGTCGTTCGTCACGCATGGCAACATCACATTGCAGAGGCACGACTGACTAGGGCATGGCGTCCAAAGGCGACGCCTCCAAGGAGAAAGTGACGAGGACGCCATCATTGCCTGCACCGGTACCAAGAACTCGACCTTCAGCCGGAGGAACCAAAAACAAAGGAGGTAGGAGATGAGCCTGAGCACCAAAGACGACGCCTCGACAAGAGGGAAACCACACCCACGGGTGTCGTTGTCGTTGGCACCAACCAAGGCGGAGCGAGGCTTTCACCCGAGGCTCCGGCACTCCCGCAACCGCCACCACCGCCCACCTCCGCACGGAGCACCTACCGTGGCACCTCATGCCACGGTAGGCACCGCCACGCCAACAGTCACAAACCTGAGTCCGCCGCCCTAGCATCCATGCGCCACCGGCAGCTGCATTGCATGCACAGCCGAGTAACACCACAACAACCTCGACGCACTGCATGCAAAGCTAAGTAACACCACAACAACCTCGACGTGAGCACATCCCTGCACTCTCCAGCGGCCACAGGCTAGCTCTGCCCAAAACCCTGCAGCAAGGCGCTGCCTGAGGGGGCAGGACACAAACATGCAAATCTAGAGTCCCAGCGCATATTCACGCGCCCCCGCCAAGGACGACCCGAAGCAGCCACTTCCACCCCCTCCCCCTGCGCAGTCCGGTCGCCAGGAGCCCACACGCAGCCGCACCTCAAACGACCGAAGACCGCCAACCAGCGACTTCCAATCGCCTCCAGATCTGGCGAGCAACCGAGCAACTGCTCACCGGCCCCATAGCCCCCGTTGCATGGCCACCAACCACCCACCGGAGAGGGGCTCCACCACCATGGCACGAGGATGCCACCCCAGCCTTCATGTGTCGACGAGCAGGCCACCGCCGCCCCAGCCACGACATCAACACTCAGACGCTGCCAGAATCTCCCACGTCACCTTTGGCAGCTGGCCCGCCGCTGCCATGGCTAGGTGTCGCCTTGGGGTGTGATACTGGGGGGTTCTCATTTTTCATTTCCTTATTCTAGTAATAGACTACTATATTAGGTCGGTTTCATTAAAAAAATCTAACTTAGGTCACGGAAGGAAGATACCACTGAGGAGTCTTGGTTAGTCACAATCCACAGATGATAGATGTGAAGTCTAGCTACAACTAATCTTATGAGGCTGATTCAATCAAACAGCTTGTGAGCACTACATGTTGTTCTCGCTATTCAGAGCAGCCGCTCAACTATTATTTGCGATCTAGGTTTGGCGTCATTGTAGATGAgcaaaagcaaaaataaataaaaagtccAATGACATGCTGCAATAGTGTTTGTCAAGTGTTGGGTTGGTTGCTAGTCCTGGCACAGAAGTCTTGCCATTTATAAGATCTACTTCCTCTCTCCTAAAATAAGTGTTGTggctttagttcaaatttgaactaaaaccacacTTATTTAGGGACGGATGGAGTATTAATTATTAAACACGATATAAGAAATCCATGACGTTATTCCGCAAAAGAAAATTTATCTAATGTGTTGCAGTATATTTTTGTGGCCAAGAGTAAAAAAAATTAATGTACCTAATGTATGAAAACACCTAATATCAGCATATATGTTTGAAACAAAAACGGAAAGCCGATACATGCATGCCTTGACATCTATACATGCTAATGGAAGATGCAAGCAATTAAGATGGACTAACTTGCTAAACTACTGAACCACAGTTCACTGTATGAGTGTTCTCCAACTTCAGATATATTTCTCTTTCGGTCCGGCAGACCAAGGCGTGCACCGCGCACTGCTATATGACAGATTGAAAACACAACATCCATGCCTGGAGTTTATTTTCTATCTTATATGTGAAGTTAGGAAAAAAGAAATATAGCAATTTGGTTTCCATAGGAACTCCATATGAAGTCCAACTAGAGTGAGTGTGATGGAATGTTTACAGTTAGTATGGATTGATATAGAAAAATGACACCAGAAATTAGAGTAGGATTAAAACATATATGGAATGACATTCAAGTAAGTGAAAAAAAAACATCAACCAATTCAGATTCAGATACAAGCGATAATTGTGTAGGTTTAGCTCTTGGTGAAACAATTAAAAATTTGTTGATTGAAAGGTAGACACCAACGTATGGTGGAGTGGATGGGAGCAAAATATAGATTATTTGGATTGAAGCCTAATCACATTAGTTAACTTTATGCTCAAGATATGGGTCACGTCAAAACCATGCATTGATGTATACTCCTACATATGCAAGACAAAACAGAGATAAGGCCGGCGGCTACCAGGTCCTAGTGAACCCTGTAAACATACTAAACATAGATGACAAGGCTCACACTGTCATAGAGAAACAACTTCTTAAATTGTAGCCACGTTGGCACCATATAGTCTCACAAATGATGATCACACAACTATTAAACTTCAGTCTCACGTACTTAATTAGGCAAGGAGTAGCCACGTGATTAGTTGAAAGGAAGCACAACAAGACACGAGTCATGAGCACTTTTATGTGCAACATCAAAACTTCACTTTTGTGTGTTTAGCAGTGTAATTTGCAATGCAAAGCTTGAATACATAGCCCGACAGAGGCATGTAAACATAAGTAAATGAGTCTGGTAAAACTTAGATCATGCAAAAAAGGTAGATTTGTGTTGCAGCCTTGAAGGGCTCtgtatactactccctccgttccgaattacttgtcttagatttgtctagatacggatgtatctagcactaaaaTGAGTCTAaatacatctgtatctagacaaatccaagacaagtaattcggaacgaagggagtacataGTAGTCTAACAAACTTTTAACCTAGGTCAATTTCAAAAAAACACTTAAAACTTATGActctgaaaggaaaaaaaatcaaGAGTTCTTGCCACAACCGACAAATTTTGCATGCTTACATTTGCCATTCACTGGGAGACTCGGAAAGAGGCACGGGAAATAGTTCAAACTATCTTAAAATGGAAACAAAAAGAAAAACTGGGTGCCCCGCCTATCAGTGACCTTATGAGGCTGATTCAGATCAAACAGCTTGTGCAGCACAAGCTATTCCAGCTATACAGAGTAGCGAGTCTCTTATTTGTGACCACAGTAGTTATTCAATCGAAGATATTATATATGTGAAGATGCCTCAAAATATAAAAAATCTTTTCTGCCTCCTTATggttatactccctccgttcctaaatatttgtctttctagagatttcaaatggtcaccacatacgaatgtatatagacatattttagagtgtagattcactcattttgctccgtatgtagtcaccatttgaaacctctagaaagacaactatttaggaacggagggagtatataaaaGAAGCAGACAAGATGAGTCGTGCTTGAATGGAATGAATTTGCGTGAGCTGAGTGGAACAATAAAATGTAAATTGGATCTACACCAATATTCCTTCTACACCTTGACCATAAAGTACTCCTGTACAATAATTGTTCTATCATTTTTGTGATTTCATGAGGCCTAAATAACAGTGAATGCATAAGCTATGTAAAAAATCTTCTCTTTTCCGATTTTCTCCGGAAAGCGATTAGAACAAATAAAACAACAAATCACAATTAAATTATTGTGATTGATTAGTTTTCCCACAAGCACAAGTTAAATAACCACAACTGAAACGTATAAACCAGAATGACTAATCTCAGTAATGAACAATTAAGCGTTAGACAAGCTGTGTGCTAACTATGAAGGGGAGGACATAACTAGGATGCAATAGAAAGTTTACCACTTCATATTGTCGGTGAAGACATCAAGGATGGTGGAAAGTTGGTGTATATGCGCGCGCTGGCCAAGCTAAACCCGAAAGATACACCACAAACCCTCTCAAGCTGCAATGTCTTGACGTCCATTGAGACATATTCCACCTCCAGAGATGAGCTTATGGACTGCAGGGGTCCAAGCTTTCTTAGGAGCAAGTACCTCCCAGTTGAAGCTTGGATATAGTACTGATAATCATAAGGTAGTGAGATTGTCTTCTCGATCTTCCACTGGCTAGAACTCTCACCTTTGTTTCCTCTAATGTAATAACAGAGATCACATTTGCCACCTAAAGTGTCATCATGGATATCCAACATCCCGAGCCTGCCTTCTCCTGCCTCCACAATGGCTAGACCGAACATGTTCGATGTTTCGCGTGGCACGTCGAGGTTGGAGAACTCCATCCTCCGGGTGTCAAAGACAAGCAACTTCTTATTCATTGTGGACTCCAAATAAAAGCAGCCATAAGCATAATGGCACCCGACCAACTTTCTGTGCATTGATGAGATCATGGTTGACTCTCCCTGGTTGGGGCACAAATCATCCCAACCCTTGGATGCAGCGGCTCGCCATAGTCGGGTGCTCGAAGAGAAGACAAAGGCAGCCGGACCAGTTTCGCAATGTGCTATCATGACCACTATGAATGCCCTTGCTGCCTCTTCCATGGCTGCAGCTGCCTCGTTCACGCCTGCTCCGGGGGAAGCTATTAAAAGCTGGCACCGGACAGGAAACTCCAGCGAAGCGGCTAGGTCATGAGGTAGTTGGGGAAGCAGGATGTGTCGGCTGTGTAAAGGGTCACACACCACGAGCTCCGTGAACACTTGGGGTTCAGGGTTGGCGGCGAGGAGGACGCGGCCGTCGCGGACGTCCTGCACGGCCCAGCGGCGGTGGGAGGGGAGGAAGGCGAAGGAGAAGTCGGCGGCATGGGCGAGCGCGCGGGCGGCTGGCGCGGAGGGGTGAGGCGGGAGGGCGGGATGAAAGCCGTCGTGGTCGAGGATGCCGAGGAGGGGCGGGGCGTGGAGGAGGCGGAAGCGGCGGCGGAAGGATCCGTCGGCTACGACTCTGCGGAAAGTGACGCAGGTGGCAGCTGTGCGGGCGAGATCTTCTAGTTCAGGCAGCCGGACGAAGATCTCCGCCTTGAGATGATCCGGGATGGACATCAGCGACGAGGCCATTTCCTTGCCGGCGGCGAGTGAGGCGGAGGAGGGAGAGTGGTTGGTGGTAGGGGAATTCGAGAGCGGCTGGGGCGGAAGAGGCGGTCGCCGGTgggtggaggaggcggccgccGGGGAAGGGGAGTCGGGAACCCTGGTTTTTTGAACTGGAATCGGGATTCGGGAACCCTCGCCGCTGATTTAGCAGGAGCCGGCTGCGTGCTGTGCGGACGCTGCTGGAGTCTGGAGAGAGTGATTTTGTCGTGCTGCCGAAATGGGCCTGTGCAATGGTCATCTTCAGGCCGAGACTGCCCACTTACGTTTCCACTTTCAGGCCCAGCACCTCAGATTTTTTTTATGGAACGCGACATCTCAGTTCAAACAATTTTTTTTGGTTCCTGTTTTGTAACCAAAAGAGTTCGAAGAGTGGTAATTCAAACCATCACCCGTCATTGTCAGTTGCCACCCGACTGATACAGCAGCTCCGGTTCAACAACGATAAGCAAAGCACAGAGACCCGACTGATACACCAAGAAGCTGACTACATTTACTCCAATAAAAAAAAATTGCGGGTTAAAACAATGACTAACAAAACCTTGCCGCGACCTAAAAATCGATCGACTTTGTATCATTATACTAGTGTGTGTACAATGTCAAACCACACACACAAAGATCAGACACCCGTCGCCCATGATGCCTTGCACGTCTAGTTCCAGAGCAGCCAGAACAGATTAATGACCTTTAAGATAGCGCCCGGGAGGGGTAAGATGACCCAAGCGTTGAAGACCATAGATCTGTAGGACAGTGCCTTTATGGAGGATAACAACATGTGGCGGAACTACAGCAGCAAACCTGAACGGGTCAGTACAAAGAAAGCtaactctttttttttttttggaacGAAGGCTTGCGAagagcccggctttgaattaacTAAGCCAACAACCGGCCGAGGTTACAACCCAACTTACACGCGACAGTAACTGGTATAATGGGGACGAACCGGAAAGCAAATCCTATCTACCCGAGAACAAGCTGCCAAAACAGCTTGCAAGAGGCAGCACACTCCACACTAGTAGAAACAACCCTGAACAAACAGAGCAGACAACACCGACCGTCGAGGAAGGACTTTGCTCCAAAAGCACTTCGGAAAGGAGGAAACAAACATCTTCCTTCTCTGGCACCGAAGGGGGTCCCTACCCCCTCGCCATGGCTCATGGCGTCGTACTGTCGGGATCCTGAGAAAGCTCACCCGAGAGCTGGAATAATGTCGTCCTCGCTTCGCTAGGTGACCACCGGGCGACCCCCTCAATTTGGGAAGTGCCTGCCGGTTGCATCGCCACAGGAAAACGACCAACTAGTTCGAGAAGATTGCTTCAAGTCGTCGAACGCCGAAAGGGAGGCAACACACCCCCACCCCTCACCTGAAGACCCTCCCATCCGAACCCAATGTCCCTGGCGCTGCCTCCAGG
This sequence is a window from Aegilops tauschii subsp. strangulata cultivar AL8/78 chromosome 7, Aet v6.0, whole genome shotgun sequence. Protein-coding genes within it:
- the LOC123494762 gene encoding uncharacterized protein, with the protein product MATDKKGELLLTEIPDHPLTEILLRLPTPQDLARACAACSTFRRIATDASFRRRFRRLHAPPLLGFLDREGFHPAAAPAARALARIADFSFSFLPSYCSWTVQDVRDGRVLLARDPDPQEEDEQPPVFTDLVVCDPLHRRFIVLPPVPRDLAASVDDPADPVFCGCFCEPSLIPPPQRGGGSGGSGRDSLQSDLVRAFQHQGIHPRILFEHQTMASRCIPGLDGFAHWGGRVDHDYTAAPFVSRALLCLWMRLLEVGDK
- the LOC120968367 gene encoding uncharacterized protein, translating into MASSLMSIPDHLKAEIFVRLPELEDLARTAATCVTFRRVVADGSFRRRFRLLHAPPLLGILDHDGFHPALPPHPSAPAARALAHAADFSFAFLPSHRRWAVQDVRDGRVLLAANPEPQVFTELVVCDPLHSRHILLPQLPHDLAASLEFPVRCQLLIASPGAGVNEAAAAMEEAARAFIVVMIAHCETGPAAFVFSSSTRLWRAAASKGWDDLCPNQGESTMISSMHRKLVGCHYAYGCFYLESTMNKKLLVFDTRRMEFSNLDVPRETSNMFGLAIVEAGEGRLGMLDIHDDTLGGKCDLCYYIRGNKGESSSQWKIEKTISLPYDYQYYIQASTGRYLLLRKLGPLQSISSSLEVEYVSMDVKTLQLERVCGVSFGFSLASARIYTNFPPSLMSSPTI